The following proteins are encoded in a genomic region of Desulfovibrio sp. X2:
- a CDS encoding VOC family protein, which translates to MAGFGIDHLVLTVRDAARTIAFYEAALGIRGRREKGRAWLELGSATAPQKINLHEEGREIAPHAQRPMPGAGDFCLVAPEPLEVILTRLTAAGVSVELGPVERMGAAGPMRSLYFRDPDGNLVEVCEYPASPFF; encoded by the coding sequence ATGGCTGGATTCGGAATAGACCACCTCGTGCTGACCGTGCGCGACGCGGCCCGCACCATCGCCTTCTACGAGGCGGCCCTGGGCATCCGGGGCCGCCGCGAGAAGGGGAGGGCCTGGCTCGAGCTCGGGAGCGCGACCGCGCCGCAGAAGATCAACCTGCACGAGGAGGGCCGCGAGATCGCGCCCCATGCGCAGCGGCCGATGCCCGGGGCCGGGGACTTCTGCCTCGTCGCCCCCGAACCTCTCGAAGTGATTCTCACCCGCCTCACGGCCGCGGGCGTCAGCGTGGAGCTCGGCCCTGTCGAGCGCATGGGCGCGGCAGGCCCCATGCGCTCCCTCTACTTCCGCGACCCGGACGGCAACCTGGTCGAGGTCTGCGAATACCCGGCCTCCCCCTTCTTCTAG